In Gopherus flavomarginatus isolate rGopFla2 chromosome 1, rGopFla2.mat.asm, whole genome shotgun sequence, a single genomic region encodes these proteins:
- the LOC127042750 gene encoding pentraxin fusion protein-like, whose protein sequence is MISVLDLYGKAFIFPKKTATSYVLLSPDLPLSLQAFTLCMKVASVLPTNREIILFAYRTKDYDELNVWQEFNGTFSLYLSGPGVYFTLPTLNTFGSHMCVTWESKSGLTAFWVNGKRSLRKMLRPGYRIQPEGTVILGQDPDSFLDSFDEAQSFVGEISNLYMWDHVLSPSVIKSVYLDYSFPKGNIFDWQSLSYKCTGNVMVE, encoded by the coding sequence ATGATTTCTGTTCTAGATCTCTATGGCAAAGCCTTTATTTTTCCGAAGAAAACAGCCACTAGCTATGTTCTCCTGTCTCCAGATCTGCCCTTGAGTCTTCAAGCATTTACACTTTGCATGAAGGTGGCCTCAGTGTTACCAACCAATCGGGAAATCATTCTTTTCGCTTACCGCACCAAGGACTATGATGAACTTAACGTGTGGCAAGAGTTTAATGGCACCTTCAGCTTGTACCTGAGTGGTCCTGGGGTGTACTTCACTCTCCCAACACTCAACACCTTTGGAAGCCACATGTGTGTGACCTGGGAATCCAAATCTGGTCTCACAGCCTTTTGGGTAAACGGTAAAAGGAGCCTAAGAAAAATGCTGAGACCAGGGTATAGGATCCAACCAGAGGGCACTGTCATACTGGGGCAAGATCCGGACTCTTTCTTGGACAGTTTTGACGAGGCCCAAAGCTTTGTGGGAGAAATAAGCAACCTTTATATGTGGGACCATGTCTTATCACCCTCCGTTATCAAGAGTGTTTACCTCGACTACTCATTTCCCAAGGGAAATATTTTTGATTGGCAATCATTATCATATAAGTGTACGGGAAATGTGATGGTGGAGTGA